One segment of Fibrobacter sp. DNA contains the following:
- a CDS encoding iron-containing alcohol dehydrogenase: MIDFEYYNPAKIVFGEHSEQKLKSLLAAYGVKSLQLVYSGDFIKTLGIYDVIKAAVAELGIKFSENGNVVPNPSIDLVRELVKQGKENGVDFVLAVGGGSSIDTAKAVALGIPYEGDVWNFFEKGVSPKEVLPIGVIATTASSGSETSNAAILSSGEWKLGFEDDRIIPKFAIMNPKYTVGLPAYQTFVGIADVLSHLLERYFSDEKFSDTTDYLIEGAIRALLVNADKLIANQKDVNARGEIQWLASVAHGGFLDAGRRADWGSHRIEHELSAQYNITHGEGMAVVTIAWTKYMAEKKPWRLALLASRVFGVDSFNYSETERALILSEKLAAFFKKLGLATTLAELNIDDKDFDAMAARATRNGKVGHYVPLDAAAIKEILKVAL; the protein is encoded by the coding sequence ATGATAGATTTTGAATATTACAACCCGGCGAAAATTGTCTTTGGCGAACACAGTGAACAGAAACTGAAATCGCTTTTGGCTGCGTACGGCGTAAAGTCGCTCCAGCTCGTGTATAGCGGCGACTTCATCAAGACGCTCGGCATTTACGACGTGATCAAGGCGGCCGTTGCCGAACTCGGAATCAAGTTTTCCGAAAACGGGAACGTGGTGCCGAATCCGTCCATCGACCTGGTGCGCGAACTCGTGAAGCAGGGCAAGGAAAACGGGGTAGACTTCGTCCTTGCTGTCGGTGGCGGAAGTTCCATCGATACGGCTAAGGCGGTGGCGCTCGGCATTCCTTACGAAGGCGACGTCTGGAACTTTTTCGAGAAGGGCGTTTCGCCCAAGGAAGTGCTCCCGATTGGCGTCATCGCGACGACGGCATCGAGCGGCTCCGAAACTTCGAATGCGGCAATCCTTTCGAGCGGTGAATGGAAGCTCGGTTTTGAAGACGATCGCATCATTCCGAAGTTCGCCATCATGAACCCGAAATACACTGTGGGCCTGCCGGCTTACCAGACTTTCGTGGGCATCGCAGACGTGCTTTCGCACTTGTTGGAACGCTATTTCTCGGACGAGAAGTTTTCCGATACTACGGACTACTTGATCGAGGGTGCCATCAGGGCGCTGCTCGTCAATGCCGACAAGCTCATCGCCAACCAGAAAGACGTCAACGCCCGCGGAGAAATCCAGTGGCTCGCCAGTGTCGCTCACGGCGGATTCCTGGATGCAGGGCGCCGCGCCGACTGGGGCTCGCATCGCATCGAACATGAACTTTCTGCCCAGTACAACATCACCCATGGTGAAGGCATGGCGGTTGTGACCATCGCCTGGACAAAGTACATGGCCGAGAAAAAGCCCTGGAGGCTCGCACTCCTCGCAAGCCGCGTGTTCGGAGTGGATTCGTTCAACTACAGCGAAACGGAACGCGCGCTGATCCTTTCGGAAAAGCTTGCGGCGTTCTTCAAGAAGCTGGGGCTCGCGACGACGCTTGCGGAACTCAATATCGATGACAAGGACTTCGACGCGATGGCCGCAAGGGCTACGCGCAACGGCAAGGTCGGGCACTATGTGCCGCTTGACGCTGCGGCAATCAAGGAAATCTTGAAGGTCGCACTTTAA
- a CDS encoding PLP-dependent aspartate aminotransferase family protein — translation MSISNYIETKLIHGGIDGDKVTGAVNVPIYQTSTYKQAGLGENTGWEYSRTGNPTRAALEALIAELEGGVAGFAFASGMAATSTVLSLFNKGDRIIISSNVYGGTFRVLDKVFKNFGITYSIEDTTDLEALDAKVTPDVKAFFVESPANPLLTVTDLAGVAAIAKKHGILTIVDNTFMTPYLQRPLELGADIVVHSATKYLGGHSDLVAGLAVTNNKEIAERLAFNQNAVGAVLGPFDSFLLIRGIKTLGVRLDRHTENAERIARYLEKHEAVKHVYYPGLPTAQGYEINKKQAKNGGAMISFELYENYDIKKFFKGLKLVSLAESLGGVESLVCHPATMTHASIPKEIREKVGITDGLIRLSVGIEKVDDIILDLNAGINAAKEA, via the coding sequence ATGTCAATTTCCAACTATATTGAAACGAAACTGATTCACGGCGGCATCGATGGCGACAAGGTTACGGGAGCCGTAAACGTCCCTATCTACCAGACTTCTACCTATAAGCAGGCGGGGCTCGGCGAAAATACGGGCTGGGAATATTCCCGAACGGGGAACCCCACGCGCGCAGCGCTCGAGGCGCTGATTGCGGAACTAGAAGGCGGCGTGGCGGGCTTCGCGTTTGCAAGCGGCATGGCGGCGACCTCGACGGTGCTTTCGCTCTTTAACAAGGGCGATCGCATCATCATTTCGAGCAATGTTTATGGCGGAACGTTCCGCGTTCTCGACAAGGTGTTCAAGAATTTCGGCATCACGTATTCCATTGAAGATACGACGGACTTGGAAGCGCTCGATGCGAAAGTGACGCCCGACGTGAAGGCGTTCTTTGTGGAAAGCCCGGCGAACCCGCTCTTGACGGTGACGGATTTGGCCGGCGTCGCGGCGATTGCGAAAAAGCATGGCATCTTGACGATTGTCGACAACACCTTCATGACTCCGTATTTGCAGCGCCCGCTGGAACTCGGCGCCGATATCGTGGTGCATTCCGCGACAAAATATTTGGGCGGTCACAGTGACTTGGTGGCTGGACTTGCGGTGACGAACAACAAGGAGATTGCCGAAAGGCTTGCCTTCAATCAGAATGCCGTGGGCGCGGTACTCGGCCCCTTCGATTCGTTCCTGCTGATTCGCGGCATCAAGACGCTCGGCGTGCGCCTGGATCGCCATACCGAAAATGCGGAACGCATTGCCCGCTACCTGGAAAAACATGAAGCCGTAAAGCATGTGTATTATCCTGGCCTCCCGACGGCGCAGGGTTACGAAATCAACAAGAAACAGGCCAAAAATGGCGGCGCCATGATTTCGTTCGAACTCTATGAAAATTACGACATCAAGAAATTCTTCAAGGGCCTCAAGCTGGTTTCGCTCGCCGAAAGCTTGGGCGGTGTCGAAAGCCTCGTATGCCATCCGGCTACGATGACGCATGCCTCCATCCCGAAGGAAATCCGCGAGAAGGTGGGCATTACCGACGGGCTGATTCGCCTGTCCGTGGGCATCGAGAAGGTGGACGACATCATTCTCGATTTGAATGCGGGCATCAACGCCGCGAAGGAGGCTTGA
- a CDS encoding O-acetylhomoserine aminocarboxypropyltransferase/cysteine synthase family protein, whose protein sequence is MTTQNKLHFETLQLHVGQEQADPATDSRAVPIYQTTSYVFHNSQDAADRFALKAGGNVYGRINNSTQGVLEERIAALEGGVAALAVASGAAAITYAITALARKGDHVVAQRTVYGGTFNLLQHTLRTFGIETTFVDTHDLKSVEAAVKDNTKLIFIETLGNPHSDIPDIDAIAAIAHKNKIPLVIDNTFGTPYLIRPIEHGADVVVHSATKFIGGHGTTLGGIIVDSGKFDWAASGKFPQFTEKNPSYGFPFVAAGAAAYAIYIRTILLRDEGAAISPFNAFLLLQGVETLSLRLDRHVENTKKVLDYLTKHPKVTRVSHPSLPNHPDHKLYQKYFPNGGGSIFTFDIKGGQEEAFKFIDSLKIFSLLANVADVKSLVIHPYTTTHSELTPEELAAAEITPATIRVSIGTEHYEDIIADLEKGFAAI, encoded by the coding sequence ATGACGACACAGAACAAGCTTCATTTTGAGACTCTTCAGCTCCACGTTGGCCAGGAACAGGCGGACCCCGCAACCGATTCCCGTGCGGTTCCTATTTACCAGACCACCTCTTATGTTTTCCACAATTCCCAGGACGCAGCTGACCGTTTTGCCCTGAAGGCTGGCGGTAACGTTTATGGCCGTATCAACAACTCCACTCAGGGTGTGCTCGAAGAACGTATTGCTGCCCTCGAAGGTGGCGTTGCCGCTCTCGCTGTCGCTTCTGGTGCAGCTGCCATTACCTACGCCATCACGGCTCTCGCTCGCAAGGGCGATCACGTGGTTGCCCAGCGCACGGTTTATGGCGGTACTTTCAACCTGCTGCAGCATACGCTCCGCACCTTCGGTATCGAGACCACGTTCGTCGACACGCACGATCTCAAGAGTGTCGAAGCTGCCGTGAAGGACAACACCAAGCTTATCTTTATCGAGACGCTCGGCAACCCGCATTCCGACATCCCGGATATTGACGCCATCGCCGCAATCGCTCACAAGAACAAGATCCCGCTGGTCATCGACAACACCTTCGGTACGCCGTATCTGATCCGCCCGATTGAACACGGCGCCGACGTCGTGGTGCATTCCGCGACCAAGTTTATCGGCGGTCACGGCACGACTCTCGGCGGCATCATCGTGGATAGCGGCAAGTTCGACTGGGCTGCAAGCGGCAAGTTCCCGCAGTTCACCGAAAAGAACCCCAGCTACGGTTTCCCGTTTGTGGCCGCCGGCGCTGCCGCCTACGCCATCTACATCCGCACTATCCTCCTCCGCGATGAAGGTGCCGCAATTTCTCCGTTCAACGCATTCTTGCTGCTGCAGGGTGTCGAAACGCTTTCGCTCCGCTTGGATCGCCACGTGGAAAACACCAAGAAGGTCTTGGATTACCTCACCAAGCATCCGAAGGTTACCCGCGTGAGCCATCCGAGCCTCCCGAACCATCCGGACCATAAGCTTTACCAGAAGTACTTCCCGAATGGCGGCGGTTCCATCTTCACCTTCGACATCAAGGGCGGCCAGGAAGAAGCCTTCAAGTTCATCGACAGCCTGAAAATCTTCAGCCTGCTCGCCAACGTCGCCGATGTGAAGAGCCTCGTGATTCACCCGTACACGACGACGCATTCGGAGCTCACTCCGGAAGAACTCGCCGCAGCGGAAATTACGCCGGCAACGATTCGCGTCTCCATCGGTACGGAGCACTACGAAGACATTATTGCCGACCTTGAAAAAGGCTTTGCTGCGATTTAA
- a CDS encoding type II toxin-antitoxin system YafQ family toxin: MYEVIWTNRFKKSYKLCKKRGLPLEELKSVVELLRTDQTLDEKFRDHELSGVFAGTRELHIRPDWLLCYRKNNGILALTLVDTGTHSDLFGK, from the coding sequence ATTTACGAAGTTATCTGGACCAACCGTTTTAAGAAGAGCTACAAGCTTTGCAAAAAGCGCGGGCTCCCGTTAGAAGAACTCAAGTCCGTTGTCGAATTACTCCGGACGGACCAGACTCTTGACGAAAAGTTTCGTGACCACGAACTGTCCGGCGTTTTCGCAGGGACGAGAGAACTCCATATCCGTCCAGACTGGCTTTTGTGCTACAGAAAGAACAACGGGATCTTGGCGCTTACCCTTGTGGATACTGGAACGCATTCCGATTTGTTCGGGAAATAA
- a CDS encoding type II toxin-antitoxin system RelB/DinJ family antitoxin: MHATNAKKKQSYASILRLFSINYLLLQSLESIFMGVSTIAKNFRIDSELNRQANKLLEGLGLSMSQAFSMFLRQVVLQQGLPFEVKYPRRSGELLNAIEEAKRLEADPNTKRYTDMDEMWADLDK, translated from the coding sequence ATGCATGCTACAAATGCAAAGAAAAAGCAATCATATGCAAGTATTTTGCGACTTTTTTCAATCAATTACTTGCTTTTGCAATCGCTTGAATCTATATTTATGGGCGTGAGCACCATAGCAAAAAATTTTCGCATCGATTCTGAGCTGAACCGTCAGGCCAACAAGCTCCTTGAGGGGCTGGGGCTTTCGATGTCTCAGGCTTTTTCGATGTTCTTGCGACAGGTGGTGCTGCAGCAAGGTCTCCCATTTGAAGTGAAATATCCTCGGCGTTCCGGTGAACTGCTGAACGCAATTGAAGAAGCGAAACGGCTTGAAGCCGACCCCAATACAAAGCGCTATACGGATATGGACGAAATGTGGGCGGACCTTGACAAATGA
- a CDS encoding right-handed parallel beta-helix repeat-containing protein, whose protein sequence is MGNRFTFALGLALAAAQAFGAVYYVAVDGKDGNAGTKEKPFATLNKANAVVAAGDTVWIRGGVYDLHDTVFFARYKMTAAILLTASGESDDKRIHYLAYPGERPIFDGANLPVAEGEEHSDGTPAGAMYTSPIVISAKFLHLKGIEVRNTPMKHNSNSGVFLYASKHIFLEEMESHHNAGPGFFANDGAADGGGHIFLNCDAHDNYDPTGWQGDGENADGFGAHYQKPGEGDTTRFIGCRAWWNSDDGFDFINQEFPVVLENCYAMGNGYSDYGRGNPKNGNGYGIKMGQSTYGTGHHTIKYCVAWKNKSSGFYANYTNAGSKWLNNTSYMNEDRAYSMASTLYAEDGKTRLAEVAPLTGDNAHVLKNNIAFPNKNSQIGTCWEKISSQDIDHYVDCPAGENNTWNLKLDLTEDDFMSLDDPSMTVTGEDLSKLAGILGPRNADGSLPNVDFLRLKKGSRAIDQGEDIGFPFVGDAPDLGAFEYGSDVMSVAMRPNRSAEIPGFATVYDLRGCNLGTLQTMPKKPGVYLVRNGKNLRKMFVR, encoded by the coding sequence ATGGGAAACAGGTTCACGTTTGCTTTGGGGCTGGCCTTGGCTGCGGCGCAGGCTTTCGGTGCGGTCTATTATGTTGCTGTCGACGGCAAAGACGGCAATGCGGGCACGAAGGAGAAGCCTTTCGCGACGCTCAACAAGGCGAACGCCGTGGTGGCCGCGGGCGATACGGTGTGGATTCGCGGCGGCGTGTACGACTTGCACGATACGGTCTTTTTCGCGCGGTATAAGATGACGGCCGCAATCCTGTTGACGGCGAGCGGCGAGAGCGACGACAAGCGCATCCATTATCTTGCCTACCCGGGCGAGCGTCCGATTTTTGACGGGGCGAACCTCCCGGTGGCGGAAGGCGAGGAACACAGCGACGGCACTCCCGCGGGGGCGATGTACACTTCGCCCATCGTGATTTCGGCGAAGTTCCTCCACTTGAAGGGTATCGAGGTGCGCAATACTCCCATGAAGCACAACTCGAATTCCGGCGTTTTCCTTTACGCGAGCAAGCATATTTTCTTGGAGGAGATGGAAAGCCACCACAACGCGGGTCCGGGATTTTTCGCGAACGACGGCGCGGCGGATGGTGGCGGGCACATCTTCTTGAACTGCGATGCGCACGACAATTACGACCCTACGGGTTGGCAGGGCGACGGCGAGAATGCCGACGGTTTCGGGGCGCATTACCAGAAGCCCGGCGAGGGCGATACGACCAGGTTCATCGGGTGTCGCGCGTGGTGGAACAGCGACGACGGTTTCGACTTCATCAACCAGGAATTTCCCGTGGTTCTGGAAAACTGCTACGCCATGGGCAACGGCTACAGCGATTACGGTCGGGGCAATCCGAAAAACGGAAACGGTTACGGAATCAAGATGGGCCAGAGCACGTATGGCACCGGACATCATACGATCAAGTATTGCGTCGCCTGGAAAAACAAATCTTCGGGCTTTTATGCGAACTACACCAATGCCGGCAGCAAGTGGCTCAACAACACGTCTTACATGAATGAAGATCGCGCTTACAGCATGGCGTCGACGCTCTACGCCGAAGACGGCAAAACTCGCCTTGCCGAGGTGGCCCCGCTTACGGGCGACAACGCGCACGTGCTCAAGAACAACATCGCCTTCCCGAACAAGAATTCGCAAATCGGGACTTGCTGGGAAAAGATATCGAGCCAGGACATCGACCATTATGTGGATTGCCCCGCCGGCGAAAACAACACGTGGAACCTGAAGCTCGACTTGACGGAAGATGACTTTATGAGTCTCGATGACCCGAGTATGACCGTGACGGGCGAGGATCTCTCGAAGCTTGCGGGAATATTGGGTCCGCGCAATGCTGACGGCAGTTTGCCCAATGTGGACTTCTTGCGGCTCAAGAAGGGGAGTCGCGCCATTGACCAGGGCGAAGATATCGGTTTCCCGTTTGTAGGCGACGCTCCTGATTTGGGCGCGTTCGAGTACGGCTCGGATGTCATGTCCGTCGCCATGAGGCCGAACCGCTCTGCGGAAATTCCGGGTTTCGCGACCGTTTACGATTTGCGGGGCTGCAATCTGGGAACCTTGCAAACCATGCCCAAGAAACCGGGCGTGTACCTTGTACGTAACGGAAAAAATCTGCGGAAGATGTTCGTCAGGTAG
- a CDS encoding PLP-dependent cysteine synthase family protein produces MRYYESMQSLIGKTPLVKLTHVGLPEGVNLFAKLELWNPSGSVKDRTGLYMVNDALAKGTLKPGGTIVEATAGNTGLGIAFAALNRGVRVIFVVPTKFSQEKQTLLRALGAELINTPREEGMLGAEKKAEELLKEIPDSISLRQFHNMANPLAHYETTGPEIYDDLDGHIDYVVAGAGSGGTYSGILKYLKERDPKIQGVLADPIGSTMGGGEHGDYNIEGIGNDFIADTMDMSLVDKVIKINDDDAFGGSRELAQKEGIIAGSSSGAAFSAAKKLVASGARGNIVFVAPDRGDRYFSKGLYL; encoded by the coding sequence ATGCGTTACTATGAATCGATGCAGTCTCTGATTGGCAAGACTCCGCTTGTAAAGCTTACGCATGTGGGCCTCCCCGAGGGCGTGAATTTGTTTGCAAAACTGGAACTGTGGAACCCCTCGGGCAGCGTGAAGGACCGCACGGGCCTTTACATGGTAAATGACGCTCTCGCAAAGGGAACGCTCAAGCCGGGTGGAACCATTGTCGAGGCGACCGCGGGCAATACGGGGCTCGGAATCGCTTTTGCGGCATTGAACCGCGGCGTGCGCGTAATCTTTGTGGTGCCTACCAAGTTCTCGCAAGAAAAGCAGACGCTTTTGCGTGCGCTCGGTGCGGAGCTCATCAATACCCCGCGCGAAGAGGGAATGCTCGGTGCCGAAAAGAAGGCCGAGGAACTCCTCAAGGAAATTCCGGATTCCATTTCGCTAAGGCAGTTCCACAACATGGCCAATCCGCTCGCGCATTACGAAACGACCGGCCCCGAGATTTACGATGACCTGGATGGGCACATTGATTACGTGGTGGCTGGCGCAGGGAGTGGCGGCACGTACTCGGGCATCCTCAAGTACCTCAAGGAACGCGATCCAAAAATCCAGGGCGTGCTTGCGGACCCCATCGGTTCTACGATGGGTGGCGGTGAACATGGCGATTACAACATCGAAGGAATCGGTAACGATTTTATCGCCGATACGATGGATATGTCACTTGTAGATAAAGTAATCAAAATCAATGATGACGACGCCTTTGGTGGCTCTCGCGAGCTTGCTCAAAAGGAAGGCATTATTGCTGGGTCTTCATCTGGCGCGGCATTCAGCGCTGCCAAGAAGTTGGTTGCCTCCGGTGCTCGCGGCAACATCGTCTTTGTGGCACCCGATCGCGGAGACCGTTACTTTAGCAAGGGATTATACCTGTAA
- a CDS encoding MBL fold metallo-hydrolase produces the protein MGILFISQPSFGRLPQGERLERVRKSPHYDGTQFVNEVETAFSTGNRTKLGVWKDYVFGDKTLLFPDTALHVIKTDLKSLPQDRDWIVWFGHSSYLMNLSGKKVLVDPVFYKGSPVEFANKMFLGTDVYKPADMPDIDYLVVSHDHWDHLDYEVVTEMKPRVKKVVTALGVGEHFEYWGYPVEKIVELDWWEFADLEEGFRVTATPARHFSGRELHENKTFWASFAFKSPKRLVWIGGDSGYGPHYAKIGKEFPDIDLAIMENGQYNKDWSQVHTMPEYLGKEMIELDAKRYLTVHHSKFSLSKHPYYEPLENAKRAARESGKPVLMPQIGEVMYLE, from the coding sequence GTGGGGATTCTGTTTATCAGCCAGCCCAGTTTTGGGCGCCTTCCCCAGGGCGAGCGCCTGGAGCGTGTCAGGAAATCGCCGCATTACGATGGAACGCAGTTCGTGAACGAGGTGGAAACCGCGTTCTCGACGGGCAATAGGACCAAACTTGGAGTCTGGAAGGATTATGTTTTCGGCGACAAGACGCTGTTGTTCCCGGATACGGCGCTTCATGTCATCAAGACGGATCTGAAGTCGCTCCCGCAGGACCGCGATTGGATTGTGTGGTTCGGGCATTCGTCTTACCTGATGAATCTGTCTGGCAAGAAGGTGCTGGTGGACCCGGTGTTTTACAAGGGCTCTCCGGTGGAGTTCGCGAACAAGATGTTCCTGGGGACGGATGTCTACAAGCCCGCCGACATGCCGGATATTGATTATCTGGTAGTTTCCCATGACCATTGGGACCATTTGGATTACGAGGTGGTAACGGAGATGAAGCCTCGCGTCAAGAAAGTCGTGACGGCTCTTGGTGTGGGCGAACATTTCGAATACTGGGGTTACCCTGTCGAAAAAATTGTGGAATTGGACTGGTGGGAATTCGCCGACTTGGAAGAAGGCTTCCGCGTGACGGCGACTCCGGCGCGGCATTTCTCGGGCCGCGAACTGCACGAAAACAAGACGTTCTGGGCTTCGTTCGCATTCAAGTCGCCCAAGCGTTTGGTGTGGATTGGTGGCGATTCCGGCTATGGCCCGCACTATGCGAAAATCGGGAAGGAGTTCCCGGACATCGACCTCGCCATTATGGAAAACGGACAATACAACAAGGATTGGTCGCAGGTCCATACGATGCCGGAATACCTGGGCAAAGAAATGATTGAACTGGACGCGAAACGCTATCTCACGGTTCATCATTCCAAATTCAGCCTGAGCAAACATCCGTATTACGAGCCGCTGGAAAACGCGAAACGTGCCGCCCGCGAATCGGGTAAGCCCGTACTTATGCCGCAAATCGGCGAAGTCATGTATTTGGAATAA
- a CDS encoding guanosine polyphosphate pyrophosphohydrolase has translation MISLNDYLFSGNTVLKILHQYSNDLRNSAKESRNGIDLAHSNYLIQIIELLEHNDFLTSQSQRIKEFYKFMTREYPFLAFTFKGRIKSLVRAEEKFNGYILEYIYDYYKKNRVFPSEAEIKSRLICFRDLIAYRIVISMPTCHIKKGDDRTAIEQKYLYDIANVLPGFLEEKGFSAELSGFEGHSDLLMESIRPYYRDYVTTPRSTGYQSLHITFYDNLARCYTELQLRTKDMDDFAEIGEANHFGYEKLQEARRTKRDEIPGGECVYFDEAYERLTKLQELELAKIDVNMFKAINNQLINDGCGLFRGRQILPFEHLSRFQNDLID, from the coding sequence ATGATTTCTCTGAACGACTATCTATTCTCCGGAAATACGGTGCTGAAAATTTTGCACCAGTATTCGAACGACCTCAGGAACAGCGCGAAGGAATCGCGCAACGGCATCGACCTTGCGCATTCCAATTACCTGATTCAGATAATCGAGCTTCTCGAGCACAATGACTTCTTGACTTCGCAGTCTCAGAGAATCAAGGAATTCTACAAGTTCATGACGCGCGAGTATCCCTTCTTGGCTTTCACCTTCAAGGGACGCATCAAGTCGCTGGTCCGCGCTGAAGAAAAATTCAACGGGTACATCCTTGAATACATCTACGACTATTACAAGAAAAATAGGGTGTTCCCGTCCGAGGCGGAAATCAAGAGCCGCCTGATTTGCTTCCGCGACCTTATCGCATACCGCATCGTCATCTCGATGCCGACTTGCCATATCAAGAAAGGCGACGACAGGACCGCCATAGAGCAGAAGTACCTCTACGACATCGCGAACGTGTTGCCCGGATTCCTCGAAGAGAAGGGTTTTTCCGCGGAACTTTCCGGATTCGAGGGGCATTCCGATTTGCTCATGGAATCCATTCGGCCCTACTACCGCGATTACGTGACGACCCCGAGAAGCACGGGTTACCAGTCGCTGCATATCACGTTCTACGACAATCTCGCGCGTTGCTATACGGAACTGCAATTGCGTACCAAGGACATGGACGATTTTGCCGAGATAGGCGAGGCGAACCACTTCGGTTACGAGAAGTTGCAGGAGGCGCGCCGCACCAAGCGCGACGAGATTCCGGGCGGCGAGTGCGTCTATTTTGACGAGGCTTACGAGCGCCTGACAAAGTTGCAGGAACTCGAGCTGGCGAAAATAGACGTGAACATGTTCAAGGCCATCAACAACCAGCTCATCAACGATGGTTGCGGGCTGTTCAGAGGCCGGCAGATTTTGCCGTTCGAACATTTGTCGCGTTTTCAGAACGACTTAATCGATTGA
- a CDS encoding phosphoadenosine phosphosulfate reductase family protein, with product MRIDNEEQHESSGFLSAQVFWCQSCRIPIITPPEQINGVNGKSVCPLCHSATTFLSTDLRPVFPEERLLLELLLAHDQPLKYSECSVWALDSRYYIDGKMKSVPSRTFRTEDCDVLSALIKENEKSNKSKKIQACFEDFKNKFIAANKNRLNALISEAHAFIKKEAANYPEENIVLSFSGGKDSSVTADIVTKALGNPSLVHIFGNTTLEFPQTVEYAKRFKKNHPFAIFETSINEDQNFMDVCEDIGPPARIMRWCCSMFKTGPITRVLNSLYRNQQILTFYGIRRAESASRSKYNRVESGKESVKIQKQTVASPIIDWKDIDIWLYLLAENVDFNDAYRLGYDRVGCWCCPNNNQRAQFLSRIYMPENSKQWRDFLIRFAKRIGKPDPEEYVDSGAWKARQGGNGLAAADDVKIKFTNCTAEDHAKNYRLVRPFDDELVNMFVPFGKINRELGRKLLHEVLVLDVRTNVPIISLQPFTVDGFEHAVKIRTMNVADHDDLQRKIAYQIRKFNGCRKCLKCESVCKAGSISITAEGYHIDENKCIHFKMCVNQSVLAMGCLMGKYLKTKEVREMKFRAHETFFIRKGWL from the coding sequence CTGCGTATTGATAATGAGGAACAGCACGAAAGTTCCGGTTTCCTTTCTGCACAAGTTTTTTGGTGTCAATCTTGTCGCATTCCTATAATCACGCCTCCAGAGCAGATTAATGGCGTTAATGGCAAAAGCGTATGCCCGCTTTGTCATTCAGCAACGACATTTCTGTCAACAGATTTGCGTCCAGTCTTTCCAGAGGAAAGATTGCTGTTGGAACTCCTATTAGCTCACGATCAACCTTTGAAATACTCAGAGTGTTCTGTGTGGGCTTTAGACAGTCGCTATTATATCGACGGAAAGATGAAGTCAGTTCCTTCAAGGACTTTTCGGACGGAAGATTGCGATGTCCTTTCCGCATTGATTAAGGAAAACGAAAAAAGTAATAAATCCAAGAAGATACAAGCATGTTTTGAAGACTTCAAAAACAAATTTATTGCGGCTAATAAGAATCGCCTTAATGCGCTGATCAGCGAAGCTCATGCTTTTATAAAGAAAGAAGCTGCCAACTATCCTGAAGAAAACATTGTTTTGTCCTTTTCTGGAGGTAAGGATTCTTCTGTTACGGCAGACATTGTAACGAAAGCATTAGGTAATCCGAGCCTTGTTCATATTTTCGGAAACACAACATTGGAATTTCCGCAAACGGTTGAATACGCAAAAAGATTTAAGAAGAATCATCCGTTTGCAATTTTTGAAACTTCTATCAATGAAGATCAAAATTTTATGGATGTTTGCGAAGACATTGGTCCTCCTGCGCGAATTATGCGTTGGTGCTGTTCCATGTTCAAAACTGGACCGATTACCCGCGTATTGAACTCTTTGTACAGAAATCAGCAAATATTGACTTTTTACGGGATTCGTCGTGCGGAAAGTGCAAGCCGAAGCAAATACAATCGTGTTGAAAGCGGCAAAGAATCTGTTAAAATTCAAAAGCAAACAGTAGCGTCTCCAATCATTGATTGGAAAGATATCGATATATGGCTTTATCTTTTAGCGGAGAATGTTGATTTCAACGATGCGTATCGTTTAGGATACGATCGTGTTGGTTGCTGGTGTTGCCCAAATAACAATCAGCGTGCTCAATTTTTGAGTAGAATCTACATGCCTGAAAATTCTAAACAATGGCGAGATTTTCTGATTCGCTTTGCGAAAAGAATTGGAAAGCCCGATCCAGAAGAATATGTGGATTCAGGCGCATGGAAAGCGCGTCAAGGTGGAAACGGCTTGGCGGCTGCTGATGATGTTAAAATCAAATTCACAAATTGTACCGCCGAAGACCATGCGAAAAATTACAGGCTTGTTCGCCCATTTGACGACGAACTTGTGAATATGTTCGTACCGTTCGGAAAGATAAACCGTGAACTTGGAAGAAAACTTCTTCACGAAGTTCTTGTACTTGATGTTCGTACAAATGTGCCAATCATTTCTCTCCAACCATTTACTGTTGATGGCTTTGAACACGCTGTAAAGATAAGGACGATGAATGTTGCAGATCATGATGATTTGCAAAGAAAAATTGCTTATCAGATTCGAAAATTTAATGGCTGCAGAAAATGCTTGAAGTGTGAAAGCGTGTGTAAGGCAGGATCAATTAGTATAACTGCTGAAGGTTATCACATTGATGAGAATAAATGCATCCATTTCAAAATGTGTGTAAATCAATCTGTCTTAGCGATGGGATGTTTGATGGGAAAGTATTTGAAAACGAAAGAGGTTCGTGAGATGAAATTTAGAGCTCATGAGACTTTTTTTATCCGTAAAGGCTGGCTT